The genomic interval GCTGTTAAAATATTCTCTAAAGCAGGCGGAATTTGTAAAGTTCAGTACAAATACCAAGTTATTGAAATTGAAACAGAAGAGAATCAAGTATATCAACCAAAATTTTAAAAAAAAGATGAAAAATAGCTATGGTTCCTTTAAATTAATAGTATTACTAGTTGTTATTTTCTTTTCCTGTGATAAAAAACAAGAGCAAAAAAGTAAACCGAATATCATTCTTATTTATGCAGATGATTTAGGTATTGGAATGTTAGGTCATGAAGGGCAAAAAATTATAAAAACGCCTCACATAGATCAATTAGCTTATGAAGGAATGCGTTTTAAAAATTCGTATTCTAGCATGCTTTGTGCACCTTCTAGAGCTTCTTTAATTAGCGGTAAAACAGATACACACGCAACAGCTTTTGAAATATCTAAAGGTGGAATTTATAAAAAAGCAGGACAAGAAAATTTCTCTCCAGAAGAAATTGAAGCTAAAATCAATAAGATTCTAACCCCTATTCCAGAAGAAGATTTATTTTTAGGAGAAGTTGCTCAAAAAGCAGGCTATGTTACAGCGCAATACGGAAAATTAGAATGGGGATTTGCAGCTACACATCAGCAAATGAACAGACATGGCTGGGATCATTATTTTGGTTATTTAGACCATGTAAGAGCACACGGATTTTATCCTCCTTATTTATTCGGAAATCAAGGCCTGATAAAAATTACAGGTAATACGCTATTAAACTGTGCAAAATCTATAGAACCAGAAACTCCAGAAGCGTATAAAGAGCGATGGGATATGACAGGTAAAAAAACCTACTCGCAAGATATTTTTATGGATAGTATTACCACATTTATTAGAAAAAATAAAGACAAACCATTTTTCTTGTATTTCCCTACACAATTACCACACGGACCAGTTTCTATACCTAAAGTTCATGACGATTATATAAACGACAGTAGATTAACTCAGATAGAAAAAGAGTATGCTTCTATGGTGAAGTTATTGGATGATAATGTCGGTGAAATTATGGAAGAGCTGAAAAAAAATGGATTAGACGACAATACCATCGTAATTTTTTCTGCGGACAACGGACATGAAATTTATTATGCAAAAGAAGGACGAATAGATAAAAAATACACCAATAGATATACAAAACAGCGTTTTGATGATTATGATAGAAAATATTATAGTGAATTAGCAGGTGATGTTTTTGACGGAAATGGAGGAAGAGCGGGGATTAAGCGAAGTAATTTACAAGGCGGTATTAATGTTCCGTTAGTTGTAAGATGGCCTAATAAAATAGCAGCAAAAAGTGTCAGTAAACGCTTGGTTGCGGGTTATGATATTTTACCAACGGTTGCAGAAATTACTGGTTTTTCTAAAGAATTAAAAGTAGATGGAGTTTCTTTTTATGATGAATTATTAGGAAAAAAATCTAAAGCTGAACATGATTATGTAGTGTTTTCTTCCTTTATAGGACCAACGTTAATTACAAATGATGGATGGAAAATTAGATATTATTATAATAAAAAAGCCTTTAATTTATATTATTTACCAGAAGATTTTAAAGAAGAAAATGATCTATCAATAGAACATCCAGAAAAATATAATTCATTAAAAAAAATGCTTTTAGAAGCTTGTGATGGTGATTACAACAATGGTTTTTTTAAATGGGCAAAAATTATAAACATTAAGGAGTAATAAACTAAAAAAATAAAAACATGATTACAAAAAAAGTTTTTAAGCTGATGTTAATTATGTGTTGGCTGTTTCTTTTAAATGGAAACTCGTATGCACAAGAAACAAAAGACAAATATGATGGAAGCTGGGAATCTCTTCAGAAAATGGAAGTTCCTGCTTGGTTTGATGATGGTAAAATAGGAATTTTTATCCATTGGGGACCTTATTCTGTTATTGGTCATAGAAAAGGAGATAGAGGTTATGCAGAACATGGACCAAAGATTTTATACGAAGATCCAGCCTATTATTATCCGTATATGAAAGAGCGTTGGGGAGCAAATCCACCAGAATTTGGATATAAAGATATTATTCCAGAATTTAAAGCAGAAAACTGGAATCCAGAAGAATGGGCTGAACTATTTGCAGAAGTAGGTGCAAAATATGTAGTGTTAACAGCAGAACATCATGATGGTTGGGCAAATTGGGATTCTGATTTAACGCCATGGAATTCTGTAGATATGGGGCCAAAAAGAGATATTGTTGGAGATTTAGGAAAAGCGGTTAGAGAAAAAGGTTTAAAATATGCGCCTTCGTATCACAGAGAAAGACATACTGGTTTTTTTGCAACAAAAAAATATGTGGTTAATGCTGATCCAAGAGCAGATATTGTAGAAGAAATAAAACGCATGCCAAAAGCAAAATTACTTTACGGACCTTTTACTTATAGCAAAGAGTTTGTAGATGATTATGTTGCACGTTGGAAAGAAATTCAAGATAAATACCAACCAGATTTTTTATGGATTGATGATATTCCAATTTTTACAAGAGATGGAAACAATGCTGCTAAAGGACAGTTTAAACCAGAAATTCAATATTATTATGATCAGTTACGATTAATGATTACTGATTTTATGAATAATGGAGCTGCACATGGTCAAGAAGTGTATTTGAACAACAAAGGAGGAAATAGAAACTGGCCAGATGGTGTTGGTGCTTTAGAGAAAGACAATTTAAGATTAAAAGTAATCGGTCCAAAATGGCAAAGTTGTACCACTTTTGGTACTTCATTTGGATATTTAGCAGCAGAAGAAGACCCAAATTATCCACATAAAAAGAAATCGGTAGAAGAGGTTATTCACGAAATGGTAGAAATTATTAGTCGTAATGGAAACTTTTTAATAAATATTGGACCAAAAGCAGATGGAACCATTCCTGCATGGCAAGTAGAACGTTTAAAAGCAATGGGTGCTTGGTTAAAAATAAATGGAGAAGCTATTTATGATTCTCGTTATTGGAAAATAACACATCAAGACAACGAAAACTTATCTTTTACAACAAACGGAAAAAATTTATTTGCAATTAAAACAACTAAACCTTTAAAATCATTTGTAATTGAAGGAACTAAAGGGTGGAAAAAAAGAGATGTAAAAGCAGTTTCCTTATTGGGGAGTGATGCAGAAGTTAAATATAAAATGACTTCAAAAGGACTTTTTATTACGCCTCCAAAAAACTTAGGTAAAACTACCTATGCTTGGTCTTTTAAAATAGAAACTAAAAAAGAGCAACATCATGCTAATGTAATTCAAAAAGACGCTTCAAAAGCACTAAAAGGAACCAAAAAAGTAGATTTAGACGGGTTTGATAAAGATTAAAAAAACACCCAGAAAAGTTAGCTAAGTTAATAAACTTATTTGAAAAATATGTAGACGATTATAGAACTAGGACAGGGAAAAAATTACTAATGATAGTAAAATTGATATTAGAAAACATAATAAAATCAAACATTAAAAATAAAAGAACATGAATATACATAAGTTTGCAATAATTGCATTGTTAATAAGTTTAAATTTTAGCTGTAAGAGTAAAATTATAACACCTAAAACACCTCAGAATACGTATTCAAATAAAATGAAATTAGAATATATAGGTGTTGCTGCAGAGCATAAAGGCATGCATGTTTGGGGTTCTTCTCCTGTAATAGACAAAGAGGGTAAAGTGCATTTGTTTGCAGCACAATGGTCTATGGATACTCAAAAAGATTTTAGTGGCTGGTTTAAAGATTGTGAAATAGGGCATTATGTTAGTGATAGTCCAGAAGGTCCTTTTAAATATGTTGGTGTTGCGGTAGCAGATAAAGATGGGTTATTTAATTCACCACACAATCCAACAGTTAATTATATTGATGGTAAATATGTGCTAAATTTTATTGTAAATGAAAACAATAAATTAAAAACACAACGTATTGTAATGTATGTAGCAGATGATCTTAATGACACCTGGAAACCCGCAAAAGGAGCAGAAGCAGACGGAACAATTTTAAGAAAACCCAAAGATTCAACAATATGGAATTATAAGGCAATATTAGGGGTTTCTAATCCGTCGTTAATAAAGTTTAAAGGCAAATATATGTTGTATCATAAATCGGTTATTCCTAGGGAAAAAAGAGGAGGAGCATATACATACGGAGTTGCAGTAGCAGATAAATTAGAAGGACCTTATGTTATTCAACCCAAAAAAGTAACGCCTCCGAACATGGCGTTAGAAGATGCATTTGCTTATACCGCAAACGATTCTGTGTTTATGATAAGTCGTGATTTTGGAAGCACATTCGGAAATAGTGGTGGTGGTATTTTATGGAGATCAGCAGATGGATTTATTTTTCCTAAAGAAAACGCTAAAAGAGGTTATGAAGATTTAGCACATTATTTAGGTAAAGAAACCTTAGAAAAAGGAACAGCATACAGAGGTAAAAAAGATGGGCATTTAGAGCGTGCACAAGTATTGATAATAAATGGTGTACCAGCTTACCTTTATTTAGCAACAGGTGTACAAGTAAAAGAAGGTTTTGGTAGTAGCTCTCATGTGTTTAAAATTAATTTTAAATAATACTGATTTTATAAAATAATTATAATGAAACAAGTAATAAGCAAACTACTACTTTTTTTTATCCTACTTGTAGGATTTGAAACACTAAATGCGCAGACTAAATTACCTTCTATTTTGTCTGATAATATGCTTTTACAACAATCTGCTGATGTAAAAATATGGGGTTGGGATGCACCAGGGCAAAGTATTGTTGTGAATCCATCTTGGACAAAATCAGTAAAAACAACAACGAATAAAGAAGGAAAATGGCAAGTATTAGTAAGCACACCTAAAGCAGCTAAAACAGGAAAGTTGAAAATAACTGGTTCAACAAAACTAACCATCAATAATGTTTTATTCGGAGAAGTTTGGTTGTGTTCTGGGCAATCGAATATGGAAAGACAATTGGGTTTTCAGAATCATCAAAAACCGATTGTAAATTTCTGGGAAGAATCTCAAAAAGCAACATATCCAAGTATTCGTATGTTTTTAGTAAAGAAGAAAAAATCGAATACGCCCTTAGAAGATTGTGAAGGGGAATGGGTAGAATGCACTCCAGAAACGGTTTTAAAATTTTCTGCAGTTGGTT from Polaribacter sejongensis carries:
- a CDS encoding arylsulfatase — its product is MKNSYGSFKLIVLLVVIFFSCDKKQEQKSKPNIILIYADDLGIGMLGHEGQKIIKTPHIDQLAYEGMRFKNSYSSMLCAPSRASLISGKTDTHATAFEISKGGIYKKAGQENFSPEEIEAKINKILTPIPEEDLFLGEVAQKAGYVTAQYGKLEWGFAATHQQMNRHGWDHYFGYLDHVRAHGFYPPYLFGNQGLIKITGNTLLNCAKSIEPETPEAYKERWDMTGKKTYSQDIFMDSITTFIRKNKDKPFFLYFPTQLPHGPVSIPKVHDDYINDSRLTQIEKEYASMVKLLDDNVGEIMEELKKNGLDDNTIVIFSADNGHEIYYAKEGRIDKKYTNRYTKQRFDDYDRKYYSELAGDVFDGNGGRAGIKRSNLQGGINVPLVVRWPNKIAAKSVSKRLVAGYDILPTVAEITGFSKELKVDGVSFYDELLGKKSKAEHDYVVFSSFIGPTLITNDGWKIRYYYNKKAFNLYYLPEDFKEENDLSIEHPEKYNSLKKMLLEACDGDYNNGFFKWAKIINIKE
- a CDS encoding alpha-L-fucosidase, which produces MITKKVFKLMLIMCWLFLLNGNSYAQETKDKYDGSWESLQKMEVPAWFDDGKIGIFIHWGPYSVIGHRKGDRGYAEHGPKILYEDPAYYYPYMKERWGANPPEFGYKDIIPEFKAENWNPEEWAELFAEVGAKYVVLTAEHHDGWANWDSDLTPWNSVDMGPKRDIVGDLGKAVREKGLKYAPSYHRERHTGFFATKKYVVNADPRADIVEEIKRMPKAKLLYGPFTYSKEFVDDYVARWKEIQDKYQPDFLWIDDIPIFTRDGNNAAKGQFKPEIQYYYDQLRLMITDFMNNGAAHGQEVYLNNKGGNRNWPDGVGALEKDNLRLKVIGPKWQSCTTFGTSFGYLAAEEDPNYPHKKKSVEEVIHEMVEIISRNGNFLINIGPKADGTIPAWQVERLKAMGAWLKINGEAIYDSRYWKITHQDNENLSFTTNGKNLFAIKTTKPLKSFVIEGTKGWKKRDVKAVSLLGSDAEVKYKMTSKGLFITPPKNLGKTTYAWSFKIETKKEQHHANVIQKDASKALKGTKKVDLDGFDKD
- a CDS encoding glycoside hydrolase family protein; translation: MNIHKFAIIALLISLNFSCKSKIITPKTPQNTYSNKMKLEYIGVAAEHKGMHVWGSSPVIDKEGKVHLFAAQWSMDTQKDFSGWFKDCEIGHYVSDSPEGPFKYVGVAVADKDGLFNSPHNPTVNYIDGKYVLNFIVNENNKLKTQRIVMYVADDLNDTWKPAKGAEADGTILRKPKDSTIWNYKAILGVSNPSLIKFKGKYMLYHKSVIPREKRGGAYTYGVAVADKLEGPYVIQPKKVTPPNMALEDAFAYTANDSVFMISRDFGSTFGNSGGGILWRSADGFIFPKENAKRGYEDLAHYLGKETLEKGTAYRGKKDGHLERAQVLIINGVPAYLYLATGVQVKEGFGSSSHVFKINFK